One Nitrospina watsonii DNA segment encodes these proteins:
- a CDS encoding thiolase family protein → MSRENSHSYLYSAVRTPIGRFNGALAPVPAPELAAFAIREALKRGGFDGADIDEVIVGNVLQAGVGQAPARQAALHSGIPDTVGATTVNKVCGSGMKAVMMADQSIRLGQSDFVVAGGMENMSRAPFLVPHMRRGHKLGNAHMVDAMIHDGLWDPHENRHMGELSQMLAHRFGYDRAAQDAYALQSYTRARAAMDKGIVAKELITVPVWHRTYTQTVDHDEQPHADDLEKMASMPPVFEKPGGTITRTNGAKLSDGAAALIVGKPSAHHKPLARILGYATHAQSPDTFALAPVEAVRKVLEACQLKLEDIDLFEINEAFAPMSLAVHDQLGLDPDKVNVHGGAIALGHPIGATGARILVTLLNALTTHGKRLGCASLCIGGGEATAMVVELV, encoded by the coding sequence ATGAGCCGGGAAAACTCCCACAGCTACCTGTACAGTGCAGTGCGCACGCCGATCGGCCGCTTCAACGGGGCGCTGGCGCCGGTGCCCGCACCGGAGCTGGCGGCGTTCGCCATCCGCGAAGCGCTGAAGCGCGGCGGTTTCGACGGCGCGGATATCGATGAAGTCATCGTCGGCAACGTGTTGCAGGCGGGGGTGGGGCAGGCCCCGGCCCGGCAGGCGGCGCTGCATTCGGGCATCCCGGATACGGTCGGCGCGACCACCGTCAACAAGGTGTGTGGCTCCGGCATGAAGGCGGTGATGATGGCCGATCAGTCGATCCGGCTCGGTCAGTCCGATTTCGTCGTCGCCGGCGGCATGGAGAACATGAGCCGGGCGCCGTTCCTGGTGCCGCACATGCGGCGCGGTCACAAGCTGGGCAACGCGCACATGGTGGATGCGATGATCCACGACGGCCTGTGGGACCCGCACGAAAACCGGCACATGGGCGAACTCAGCCAGATGCTGGCGCACCGTTTTGGCTACGACCGTGCGGCGCAGGACGCCTACGCCCTGCAAAGCTACACCCGCGCCCGCGCGGCGATGGACAAGGGCATTGTTGCCAAGGAACTCATCACGGTGCCGGTGTGGCACCGCACCTACACGCAGACGGTGGATCACGACGAACAACCGCATGCGGACGATCTCGAAAAAATGGCGTCGATGCCGCCGGTGTTCGAAAAGCCGGGAGGCACCATCACCCGCACCAACGGCGCGAAATTGAGCGACGGCGCGGCGGCGTTGATCGTCGGCAAGCCGTCGGCGCATCACAAACCGCTGGCGCGCATTCTCGGTTACGCCACGCACGCGCAGTCGCCGGACACCTTTGCGCTGGCCCCGGTGGAAGCGGTGCGCAAGGTGCTGGAAGCGTGCCAGCTCAAGCTGGAAGACATCGATCTGTTTGAAATCAACGAAGCCTTCGCGCCGATGTCTTTGGCCGTGCACGATCAATTGGGACTCGACCCGGACAAGGTGAATGTACACGGTGGGGCGATTGCATTGGGACACCCCATCGGTGCGACCGGTGCGCGCATTCTGGTGACCCTGCTCAACGCGCTCACGACGCATGGCAAGCGGCTGGGTTGCGCCAGTTTATGCATCGGCGGCGGTGAGGCCACGGCAATGGTGGTCGAACTGGTGTGA
- a CDS encoding flavin reductase family protein yields the protein MTPHHGYSLIRPEDHFWVEVYHLMNSIVQPRPIAWISSLSADGKRNLAPFSYFNICSMNPPMVSNSIFFNRDGSEKDTLKNIKATGEYVVGVVSFEASDKANISSAPFDSGIDEFEEAEVAVVERGPGKPPFIAESPVQLVCELNRTVPLGSGAGTGTLVLGDVREIHLSDSLKSVEWQKGIPPEMLNNVGRMGADFYTKTTDLFRMERPTVKK from the coding sequence ATGACCCCACACCACGGCTATTCTTTAATCCGTCCGGAGGACCACTTCTGGGTGGAGGTGTATCACCTGATGAACTCCATCGTGCAGCCGCGTCCCATCGCCTGGATTTCCAGCCTGTCCGCCGACGGCAAACGGAACCTGGCGCCGTTCAGTTATTTCAACATCTGTTCGATGAACCCGCCGATGGTGTCCAACTCCATTTTCTTCAACCGCGACGGGTCGGAAAAGGACACCTTGAAAAACATCAAGGCTACCGGCGAATACGTGGTGGGCGTGGTGTCGTTCGAGGCGTCGGACAAGGCCAACATCAGTTCCGCGCCGTTCGACTCCGGCATCGACGAATTTGAAGAGGCGGAGGTGGCTGTCGTTGAGCGCGGCCCGGGCAAACCACCGTTCATCGCTGAAAGCCCGGTGCAACTGGTGTGCGAACTCAACCGCACCGTGCCTCTGGGCAGCGGCGCGGGCACGGGCACGCTGGTGCTGGGCGACGTGCGCGAAATCCATCTGTCCGATAGCCTGAAATCCGTCGAATGGCAGAAAGGCATTCCACCTGAAATGCTGAACAATGTCGGCCGCATGGGCGCGGATTTTTATACGAAGACCACCGACCTGTTCCGCATGGAACGCCCCACGGTCAAAAAATGA
- a CDS encoding homogentisate 1,2-dioxygenase: MFRYMQSGNIAPMHHTAHYAGSKLLNEYCFTREGFEEPYSILYLHHPPTGESMREVYSEAAWGRPQPRADALLERRHFRGGMAEPEHHFIAARTLLAFNDDLSYGLCHPAQEEMTFFANNDADELFFVCKGAAVLQSLFGKIQLRAGDYLIIPRSCPYRFRFEAPPGLLYVEAKRDIDIPQEFRHAAGQIKMDAPYSERSFKLPEWDADLFENEEPVAIVRKRQGAFTRTHYSENYFRMEGWDGYVYPYAINLDAIQPKTGRVHLPPTSHLTFAGGGFAVMSFLPRPLDFDAKAVPCPFYHSSVNCDELLFYHSGDFTSRKGIEQGSISYHPSGIPHGPHPGAYAGSIGAKQTEEQAVMVDTFQPMTLTAAGEALEDPDYPKSWQETRP; the protein is encoded by the coding sequence ATGTTCCGTTACATGCAATCGGGCAACATCGCTCCCATGCACCACACCGCGCATTATGCGGGATCGAAACTGCTGAACGAATACTGCTTCACGCGGGAAGGGTTTGAGGAACCGTATTCGATCCTGTACCTGCACCACCCGCCGACCGGTGAGTCCATGCGCGAGGTTTATAGTGAGGCCGCGTGGGGCCGTCCCCAGCCGCGCGCCGATGCGCTTCTGGAACGGCGGCATTTTCGCGGCGGCATGGCGGAGCCGGAACACCATTTCATCGCGGCGCGCACGCTGCTGGCGTTCAACGACGATCTGAGTTATGGCCTGTGTCATCCGGCGCAAGAAGAGATGACGTTCTTCGCCAACAACGACGCCGACGAATTGTTTTTCGTTTGCAAGGGAGCGGCGGTGCTGCAAAGCCTGTTCGGCAAAATCCAATTGCGGGCGGGCGACTACCTCATCATTCCGCGGTCGTGTCCGTACCGCTTCCGGTTCGAGGCGCCACCGGGCCTGCTGTACGTGGAGGCGAAGCGCGATATCGACATCCCGCAGGAGTTCCGTCACGCTGCCGGGCAGATCAAAATGGATGCGCCGTATTCCGAGCGCAGTTTCAAACTGCCGGAGTGGGATGCGGACTTGTTTGAAAACGAGGAACCGGTGGCCATCGTGCGCAAGCGCCAGGGCGCGTTCACGCGCACGCATTATTCCGAAAACTATTTCCGCATGGAAGGCTGGGACGGGTACGTCTATCCCTACGCCATCAACCTCGACGCCATCCAGCCCAAGACCGGGCGCGTGCACCTGCCGCCGACTTCGCACCTGACGTTTGCCGGCGGCGGTTTCGCGGTGATGAGTTTCCTGCCGCGTCCTTTGGATTTCGACGCCAAGGCGGTGCCCTGTCCGTTTTACCATTCCTCGGTCAACTGCGACGAGTTGCTGTTTTATCATTCCGGCGATTTCACCAGCCGCAAAGGCATCGAGCAGGGTTCCATCAGTTACCATCCGTCGGGCATCCCGCACGGCCCGCACCCCGGCGCGTATGCGGGCTCCATCGGTGCGAAACAGACCGAGGAGCAGGCGGTGATGGTCGATACCTTCCAGCCGATGACGTTGACGGCGGCAGGCGAGGCGCTGGAAGACCCGGATTATCCCAAAAGCTGGCAGGAGACCCGACCATGA
- a CDS encoding fumarylacetoacetate hydrolase family protein produces MKLLRYQAPGQPPQDGLLHDGKVFPLIGMSTVQALSHLHSGDPLWNKIIEQPGLPLDLVTLLPPVERPGAFMDFYTFEQHVKTARSKRGLEMVPEWYQYPVWYNGSPRCFSGHNSTVAFPDGETKKDFELELGVIIKKECRGVSEKEAADCIGAYTVVNDFSARALQEQIMKIGLGPAKAKDFNTGLGPWMVTPDAIPDPRNLTMRAWVNGEQLAEGNSGSSHFTFEQAIAFACEYQTLYPGDVLASGTVGGGCGLELDRFLETGDVVELEIEHIGRLTHKVG; encoded by the coding sequence ATGAAACTGCTGCGCTACCAGGCGCCCGGCCAGCCGCCGCAAGACGGCCTGCTTCATGACGGCAAGGTGTTTCCGTTGATCGGCATGAGCACGGTGCAGGCGTTGAGTCATCTGCACAGCGGCGATCCGTTGTGGAACAAGATCATCGAGCAGCCGGGGTTGCCGCTGGATCTTGTCACGCTGCTGCCGCCGGTGGAGCGACCGGGCGCGTTCATGGATTTTTATACCTTCGAACAACACGTCAAAACCGCGCGCAGTAAACGCGGGCTGGAGATGGTGCCGGAGTGGTACCAGTACCCGGTGTGGTACAACGGCTCGCCGCGCTGTTTCAGTGGTCACAACTCCACCGTTGCCTTTCCCGACGGCGAAACCAAAAAGGATTTCGAGTTGGAGCTGGGGGTGATCATCAAAAAGGAATGCCGCGGTGTGTCGGAAAAGGAAGCGGCGGATTGCATCGGCGCGTACACCGTGGTCAATGATTTTTCCGCGCGCGCGTTGCAGGAGCAGATCATGAAAATCGGGCTGGGCCCGGCCAAGGCGAAAGACTTCAACACCGGGTTGGGGCCGTGGATGGTGACGCCGGACGCCATCCCCGATCCGCGCAACCTCACCATGCGCGCCTGGGTGAACGGCGAACAATTGGCGGAGGGCAACAGTGGCTCGTCGCACTTCACCTTCGAGCAGGCCATCGCCTTCGCCTGCGAGTACCAGACGCTGTACCCCGGCGACGTCCTCGCCAGCGGCACCGTGGGCGGCGGGTGCGGACTCGAACTCGACCGCTTTCTGGAAACCGGAGACGTGGTCGAACTGGAAATCGAACACATAGGGAGGCTGACCCACAAGGTCGGTTGA
- a CDS encoding VOC family protein, translated as MDKASRLGIKNVFSVEFVVDFFDRSRSFYIEKMGLVETHRSTPQWEERFKSKAIYFSANDVRLMVSTPLSHHSYTAQYLKILCPGIRNVTLQVEDLDRAVDYLKEHNATFVHPEKGVESDSCRHRFVTIATPIGFMEITFLEVTGNEADIPMFEKVPHPPAQMAPFKTIDHMTVNARTLYPIYNFFEHVLDFKKFWSVAFHTPDHKSGRKGTGLSSQVMYDPGSAVKFASNEPLYPHYNDSQIQTFVERNHGAGIQHIALSVDHLLETVETLKGRGIEFLDTPDAYYDMLPERIAQQKMGDIKEDLKDLKKAGILVDGQDGNYLLQIFLKDASVLYHEENAGPFFFEIIQRCGHPGFGEGNFRALFEAIEMQESVP; from the coding sequence ATGGACAAAGCATCCCGCTTGGGGATCAAAAACGTATTTTCGGTGGAATTTGTGGTCGATTTCTTCGACCGCAGCCGCAGTTTTTATATCGAGAAGATGGGCCTCGTGGAAACACACCGGTCCACGCCGCAGTGGGAGGAGCGGTTCAAGAGCAAGGCCATTTATTTTTCCGCCAACGACGTGCGGCTCATGGTCTCGACGCCTCTGTCGCACCACAGCTACACGGCGCAGTACCTCAAAATTCTATGCCCCGGCATCCGCAACGTCACCTTGCAGGTGGAAGACCTCGACCGCGCCGTCGATTACCTGAAAGAACACAACGCCACCTTCGTGCATCCGGAAAAGGGGGTCGAATCCGACAGTTGCCGCCACCGCTTCGTCACCATCGCCACCCCGATCGGCTTCATGGAGATCACGTTTCTGGAGGTGACGGGCAATGAGGCAGACATTCCCATGTTTGAGAAGGTGCCGCATCCGCCGGCCCAGATGGCGCCGTTCAAAACGATCGATCACATGACGGTCAATGCGCGCACGCTGTACCCCATCTATAATTTTTTCGAACACGTTCTGGATTTCAAAAAATTCTGGAGCGTGGCGTTCCACACGCCGGATCACAAGTCGGGGCGCAAGGGCACGGGCCTGTCGTCGCAGGTCATGTACGATCCGGGTTCCGCGGTGAAGTTCGCCAGCAACGAACCGTTGTATCCGCATTACAACGACTCGCAGATCCAGACCTTCGTCGAGCGCAACCACGGCGCGGGCATCCAGCACATTGCCCTGTCGGTGGACCACCTGCTGGAGACGGTGGAGACGCTGAAGGGCCGCGGCATCGAGTTCCTCGACACGCCCGACGCTTATTACGACATGCTGCCGGAGCGCATCGCCCAACAGAAGATGGGCGATATCAAGGAGGACCTGAAAGACCTGAAGAAGGCGGGCATCCTGGTGGACGGCCAGGACGGCAACTACCTGCTCCAGATTTTTCTGAAGGACGCCTCGGTGCTGTACCACGAGGAAAACGCGGGACCGTTTTTCTTCGAAATCATTCAGCGCTGCGGCCATCCGGGATTCGGCGAGGGCAACTTCCGCGCCCTGTTCGAAGCCATCGAAATGCAGGAGTCGGTCCCATGA
- a CDS encoding ArnT family glycosyltransferase, which produces MSREPIPDTALNRALQHPLAAPLFLGVLYVVSRLVNLSALPMVYDEAIYLRWADIIRTDPSSLFVSAMDGKPPFFFWLNAITLGWFENVLDSARLISVVAGGLAAIGVYRIGALLDSRQTGFLATLIYISLPLVLTHDRLGLTDALLTAFVIWTLYAGLRLAKDARPSWGWALGLGVFSGLGFLTKTPLLMFLVFPVFALALYNDLRNRMAWSRLLFAGIVFAVIALPFLLHEPDYVFSHSSKVLHHEVPLFATLMALFSFDHPRLLPHLRELADVGLLYVTVPVMILALVGLVKGLRDLDRTALFLFLWFILPTAVFLIFAEVAYPRYFLVALPPVALLAAQGLSCLMSHIETSLRPRSSLIGGVAAVVLGVVCLVPVWRWDTHSLTAPETSAWTEIDHWQYVRYPQGPYALADAVRFLKDERRQGPLGVFLTHKRGIPSDALYLYLKEEPGIALYEPWQALPFPHSLQSAQEFVVAASKYQPGDRRRFAIQELKGKRLFFVASTRIFPIHEVLAKNPGLRLRKHYDDIGPYEVFSFAIYERPGELSPVATSHKTRP; this is translated from the coding sequence ATGTCTCGCGAACCGATTCCAGACACCGCCCTGAACAGGGCCCTGCAACACCCTCTGGCCGCCCCGCTGTTTCTGGGCGTTCTCTATGTGGTTTCGCGCCTCGTCAACCTGTCGGCCCTGCCAATGGTTTACGATGAAGCGATTTACCTGCGCTGGGCGGACATCATCCGCACCGATCCGTCTTCCCTGTTCGTCTCGGCGATGGACGGCAAACCGCCGTTTTTTTTCTGGCTGAACGCCATCACGCTGGGATGGTTTGAGAATGTTCTGGACTCAGCGCGCCTGATTTCGGTGGTGGCGGGAGGGCTGGCGGCAATCGGGGTGTACCGGATTGGCGCACTGCTGGACTCGCGGCAAACGGGTTTTCTGGCAACGCTGATTTATATTTCCCTGCCGTTGGTGCTGACCCATGACCGGCTGGGACTGACCGACGCCCTGCTCACGGCGTTTGTCATCTGGACCCTGTATGCGGGCCTGCGCCTGGCGAAGGATGCGCGCCCTTCATGGGGCTGGGCGTTGGGGCTGGGTGTGTTTTCCGGGCTGGGATTTCTCACCAAAACGCCGCTGTTGATGTTCCTCGTGTTTCCGGTTTTTGCGTTGGCGCTGTACAACGACTTGAGGAACCGGATGGCATGGTCGCGCCTGCTGTTCGCGGGCATCGTCTTTGCTGTGATCGCGCTGCCTTTCCTGCTGCACGAACCGGACTACGTTTTTTCGCATTCCAGCAAGGTGCTGCATCACGAGGTTCCCCTGTTTGCAACGCTGATGGCGCTGTTCTCATTCGATCATCCCCGCCTCCTGCCGCACTTGAGAGAACTGGCGGACGTCGGCTTGCTCTATGTAACGGTACCGGTGATGATTCTGGCGCTGGTGGGTCTGGTCAAAGGCCTGCGGGATCTCGACCGGACGGCCCTGTTCCTGTTTTTGTGGTTCATCCTGCCGACCGCGGTGTTTCTGATCTTTGCCGAGGTGGCGTACCCGCGTTATTTTCTGGTGGCCCTGCCGCCGGTGGCTTTGTTGGCGGCTCAGGGTTTGAGCTGCCTGATGTCGCATATTGAAACATCCCTGCGCCCCCGTTCCTCCCTCATCGGCGGGGTGGCCGCCGTCGTCCTGGGCGTGGTCTGCCTGGTACCGGTCTGGCGTTGGGATACCCACTCCCTCACCGCACCGGAGACCAGCGCCTGGACCGAGATCGACCACTGGCAGTACGTGCGCTATCCGCAGGGACCGTATGCCCTGGCCGATGCCGTCCGCTTCCTGAAAGACGAGCGTCGCCAGGGACCGCTGGGCGTCTTCCTCACTCACAAGCGCGGCATTCCCAGCGATGCCCTCTACCTGTACCTCAAAGAGGAGCCGGGCATCGCCCTCTATGAACCGTGGCAGGCGCTGCCTTTTCCCCATTCCCTGCAATCGGCGCAGGAGTTTGTGGTTGCCGCTTCCAAGTATCAGCCAGGGGACAGGCGGCGTTTTGCTATTCAGGAACTGAAGGGCAAACGCCTGTTCTTCGTCGCCAGCACGCGGATATTCCCCATCCATGAAGTCTTGGCGAAGAATCCCGGATTGCGCCTGAGAAAACACTACGATGACATCGGGCCTTACGAGGTGTTTTCCTTCGCCATCTACGAACGGCCCGGCGAACTGAGCCCGGTCGCCACATCCCACAAAACCCGGCCCTGA
- a CDS encoding DUF2059 domain-containing protein, which yields MNWIKNGVVLAAGLAIWGLLGAGLLHADIDPEKERDIRKLLRVSGIYQQLDYMKEGVLNSYGSMVATAYPDAPQAFWDDFYDLIGEEEMKTLIDRVVPVYDHHMSHEVIQQLIGMFENPFWEEWKKKMPIISREAGQAGSDWSQELMQSKGFRRQVDALVEKHKLEASNSANGEPRSQTE from the coding sequence ATGAACTGGATCAAAAACGGGGTGGTTCTGGCGGCGGGGCTGGCGATCTGGGGCCTGTTGGGCGCCGGGCTGCTGCATGCCGACATCGATCCCGAAAAGGAGCGCGACATTCGCAAGCTGCTCCGCGTTTCCGGCATCTACCAGCAATTGGATTACATGAAAGAGGGTGTGCTGAATTCCTACGGCAGCATGGTCGCCACCGCTTATCCCGATGCCCCCCAAGCCTTCTGGGACGACTTCTACGACCTCATCGGCGAGGAAGAAATGAAGACGCTGATCGACCGCGTGGTCCCCGTTTACGATCACCACATGTCGCACGAGGTGATCCAGCAATTGATCGGGATGTTTGAAAATCCGTTCTGGGAAGAATGGAAAAAGAAAATGCCGATCATCAGCCGCGAGGCCGGACAGGCGGGCAGTGACTGGAGCCAGGAATTGATGCAGTCGAAAGGTTTCAGGCGACAGGTGGATGCGCTGGTCGAAAAACACAAACTGGAAGCTTCGAACTCAGCAAACGGCGAGCCTCGTTCACAGACCGAGTGA
- a CDS encoding cryptochrome/photolyase family protein: MAMYQRALCWVRRDLRLRDHTALAAATRQTREVIVVFVFDTNILRNLEDKDDRRLTFIHHSLQDMQRRLVKKGSSLLVCHGDPVLDIPRLAQDLKVQAVFTNRDYDPYARKRDRIVEQKLKISDVAFHSYMDQVVFEHPDIVTRQGEPYKVFTPYKNAWLAALRPEQLVEEKPNLKRLAQAKVFEKWSDPWSLKALGFEENDLWLKAGEEGARAAWKKFQKHMHRYHRDRDFPSRNHGTSGLSAHLRFGTISIRELVRTALTQKDEGARAWLTELIWRDFYQTILDRFSYVVRGAFRSEYDRIQWPGKPEHFEKWCRGETGYPLVDAAMRHFERTGWMHNRLRMVVASFLVKDLLIDWRWGEAWFARKLLDFDLASNNGGWQWCASTGCDAQPWFRIFNPVTQSKHFDPEGRFLRAHLPELAGFSNTHIHWPHEAPASEQEKAGCRLGRDYPTPIVDHAAQREKALKLFEGVSQTVLAPVEES; the protein is encoded by the coding sequence ATGGCGATGTATCAACGAGCTCTCTGCTGGGTCCGCCGGGATCTGCGCCTGCGCGATCATACGGCTTTGGCTGCGGCCACGCGCCAGACCCGCGAGGTCATCGTTGTGTTCGTGTTCGACACGAACATCCTGCGCAATCTGGAAGACAAGGATGACCGCCGGCTGACCTTCATCCACCATTCCTTGCAGGATATGCAGAGACGGCTGGTCAAAAAAGGATCGTCCCTGCTGGTGTGCCACGGCGATCCGGTGCTGGATATCCCGCGGCTGGCGCAGGACCTCAAGGTGCAGGCGGTGTTCACCAACCGCGACTACGATCCCTATGCGCGCAAGCGCGACCGCATCGTCGAGCAAAAACTGAAAATCTCGGACGTCGCGTTTCATTCCTATATGGATCAGGTTGTGTTCGAGCACCCGGACATCGTCACGCGGCAGGGCGAACCGTATAAAGTGTTCACTCCCTACAAGAACGCGTGGCTGGCGGCGCTGCGGCCGGAACAACTGGTGGAAGAGAAACCGAATCTGAAGCGGCTGGCTCAGGCGAAGGTGTTCGAAAAATGGAGCGATCCGTGGAGCCTGAAAGCGCTTGGCTTTGAGGAAAACGATCTGTGGTTGAAAGCGGGTGAAGAAGGGGCGCGCGCCGCCTGGAAAAAATTTCAAAAGCACATGCACCGCTATCATCGCGACCGCGACTTCCCCAGCCGCAATCACGGCACCTCCGGCCTGTCCGCGCACCTGCGCTTCGGCACGATTTCCATCCGCGAGCTGGTGCGCACCGCCCTGACCCAGAAAGATGAAGGCGCCCGCGCCTGGCTGACGGAACTCATCTGGCGCGATTTTTATCAGACGATCCTCGACCGCTTTTCTTATGTGGTGCGGGGTGCGTTCCGCTCCGAGTACGACCGCATCCAATGGCCGGGCAAACCGGAGCATTTCGAGAAATGGTGCCGCGGCGAGACCGGTTACCCGCTGGTCGATGCGGCCATGCGCCATTTCGAGCGCACCGGATGGATGCACAATCGGCTGCGCATGGTGGTGGCGTCGTTTCTGGTCAAGGACCTGTTGATCGACTGGCGTTGGGGCGAGGCGTGGTTCGCGCGCAAACTTCTGGATTTCGACCTGGCCTCGAACAACGGCGGCTGGCAGTGGTGCGCCTCCACCGGCTGCGACGCGCAACCTTGGTTCCGCATCTTCAACCCCGTCACCCAGTCCAAACATTTCGATCCCGAAGGCCGCTTCCTCCGCGCCCACCTGCCGGAGCTGGCCGGATTCTCCAACACCCACATCCACTGGCCGCACGAGGCGCCTGCCTCCGAGCAGGAAAAAGCGGGGTGCCGGTTGGGGCGTGATTACCCCACGCCGATCGTGGACCATGCCGCACAACGCGAAAAAGCCCTGAAACTGTTTGAAGGCGTGTCCCAGACCGTGCTGGCCCCCGTAGAAGAATCCTGA